Proteins encoded in a region of the Thermocaproicibacter melissae genome:
- a CDS encoding serine/threonine protein kinase — translation MAEVGTVIEGKYEILKQIGKGGMSTVYLAMDKRLNKQWAVKEIRKQGKTKNDEVVINSLIAEANLMKKLDHPALPRIVDIIDNGETIYVVMDYIEGESLDKIINDYGPQPQELVIEWAKQLCDALDYLHSQHPPIIYRDMKPANVMLKPEGNVKVIDFGIAREYKENSLSDTTVLGTRGYAPPEQHGSRQTDARSDIYALGMTMHHLLTGVDPRPADYVYKPIRQWNPELSGGLERIIDKCTALDPDDRYQNCSELMYALEHYEEIDDQYRKKQKKKLATFLIAFGFAVITALGGVGCRFAAKQINSSNYDALLSVADSTDYEKKVASYRQAISIYPYDPRAYEKLLEAYEEQGKFGKAENDEFLALYNANQSGFNPAGRDFAELNYKIGRMYFNYYTNDDGTSSFATRVQKAYSFFKANHENAPSDFAEKELSDCYYEICTFYRTYILSSANVEEASNDSYQKLFASIQKTLESVKKASAYDKLTLYHGVLMLLYDQRINLASVHVDESTVQNLLKTVEQGARSCSVQKVQSKKLQSDIINHYEEYAAAIERAYHNTEERK, via the coding sequence GTGGCGGAGGTAGGCACCGTTATTGAGGGAAAGTACGAAATTCTGAAACAGATCGGAAAAGGCGGAATGTCAACGGTCTACCTGGCAATGGATAAACGCCTGAATAAACAGTGGGCAGTCAAGGAGATCCGAAAACAGGGCAAAACAAAAAACGACGAGGTAGTCATAAACAGCCTGATTGCGGAAGCAAACTTGATGAAAAAGCTCGATCATCCGGCGCTGCCGAGAATCGTTGACATTATTGATAACGGTGAGACGATTTATGTCGTTATGGACTACATCGAAGGCGAGTCGCTGGATAAGATTATCAATGATTATGGCCCGCAGCCGCAGGAACTTGTCATCGAATGGGCAAAGCAACTCTGCGATGCGCTGGATTACCTACATTCGCAGCATCCTCCAATCATTTACCGCGATATGAAACCGGCAAATGTTATGCTTAAACCGGAAGGAAATGTCAAAGTTATTGATTTCGGAATTGCCCGCGAATATAAGGAGAATAGCTTGTCCGATACAACCGTGCTCGGCACGAGGGGATATGCTCCTCCGGAACAGCATGGGTCGAGGCAGACGGATGCCCGTTCCGATATTTACGCGCTTGGCATGACGATGCACCACCTGCTGACCGGCGTCGATCCGCGTCCCGCCGATTACGTCTATAAGCCGATTCGCCAGTGGAATCCGGAGCTTTCCGGCGGTTTGGAACGAATCATTGACAAATGCACCGCGCTTGACCCCGACGACAGATATCAGAATTGTTCCGAACTGATGTATGCGCTGGAACATTATGAGGAGATTGATGACCAATACCGCAAAAAGCAGAAGAAGAAACTGGCAACTTTCCTGATTGCTTTCGGTTTTGCCGTTATAACGGCATTGGGAGGAGTGGGCTGCAGGTTTGCGGCAAAACAAATCAACAGCAGCAACTACGATGCCCTCCTCTCGGTCGCCGATTCAACGGATTATGAGAAAAAGGTAGCGTCATACCGGCAGGCAATTTCCATCTATCCTTATGACCCGAGAGCCTATGAGAAGCTGCTTGAAGCGTATGAAGAACAAGGAAAATTCGGTAAAGCGGAGAACGACGAATTCCTTGCCCTATACAATGCCAACCAAAGCGGATTTAATCCTGCCGGGAGAGATTTTGCCGAGCTGAATTACAAAATCGGCAGAATGTATTTCAACTACTATACCAATGACGACGGTACAAGCAGCTTTGCAACCCGGGTGCAGAAGGCGTATTCGTTTTTCAAAGCCAATCACGAAAATGCGCCGTCCGACTTTGCCGAAAAGGAACTTTCGGACTGTTACTATGAAATTTGTACCTTCTACCGCACATACATACTCAGTTCCGCCAACGTGGAGGAAGCTTCCAATGACAGCTATCAGAAGCTGTTCGCCTCCATTCAAAAAACACTTGAAAGTGTCAAAAAGGCAAGCGCGTACGATAAGCTGACGTTATACCACGGTGTCTTAATGCTCCTGTATGACCAGCGAATCAACCTTGCTAGCGTTCATGTCGACGAAAGTACTGTTCAGAATCTCCTGAAGACCGTAGAGCAGGGGGCACGGAGCTGTTCCGTGCAGAAAGTTCAGTCGAAGAAACTGCAATCTGACATTATCAATCATTACGAAGAGTATGCGGCGGCGATTGAACGCGCGTATCACAATACGGAGGAGCGGAAATAA
- a CDS encoding FHA domain-containing protein: MNGLVQRGICTELKVPQNIAYLLNDGVTFFLTGYKVLQSQEKRGFVRCARLMYNGKVELVYFTSAYQPLSALLPKIGIHTFMQILVNLLGKILEVEANGFLDCHNLDLSVDKIFVDADTHSVFLIYLPVSVPSDDPGNANFENELRADLIRLIQSTPNFVSPTMAEICTKLADGTMSLERLCRFLTTRTEKNSKPCGKGQPPLTFTAINAPETVSFHITTPEFVIGKNAAAVQGAVTFNRAISRVHCKITFAQDRYFVTDLNSANGTFVNRTRIEPQKPVPIQDGDVVRLANSDFMVRISGGDAE, encoded by the coding sequence ATGAATGGTCTAGTACAAAGGGGCATTTGCACAGAGCTTAAGGTCCCCCAGAACATTGCATATCTTCTAAATGACGGTGTCACTTTTTTCCTCACCGGTTATAAGGTCCTTCAAAGTCAAGAGAAAAGAGGTTTTGTCAGGTGCGCGAGGCTGATGTATAACGGCAAGGTTGAACTGGTCTATTTCACTTCAGCCTATCAGCCGCTTTCTGCCCTACTCCCCAAAATTGGAATACACACATTCATGCAAATTCTGGTGAATCTGCTCGGTAAGATTTTGGAAGTGGAAGCAAACGGTTTTTTAGATTGTCATAATCTTGACCTCTCCGTGGACAAAATTTTCGTCGACGCAGATACCCACTCTGTTTTCTTGATTTATCTTCCCGTCAGCGTGCCTTCGGATGACCCGGGAAATGCAAATTTCGAGAATGAGCTTCGTGCGGATTTGATTCGCCTGATTCAGTCTACGCCGAATTTCGTGTCGCCGACTATGGCGGAAATCTGCACGAAGCTGGCAGACGGAACGATGTCGCTGGAAAGACTTTGCCGGTTCCTCACCACCCGCACGGAAAAGAATTCCAAACCGTGCGGGAAGGGTCAGCCGCCGCTCACCTTTACGGCAATCAATGCTCCGGAGACAGTCTCGTTTCACATCACCACCCCGGAATTTGTCATCGGGAAAAATGCTGCTGCGGTGCAGGGAGCTGTCACGTTCAACCGGGCAATCAGCAGGGTCCACTGCAAAATTACTTTTGCGCAGGACCGGTATTTCGTTACGGACCTCAACAGTGCCAACGGGACATTTGTCAATCGCACCCGCATTGAACCGCAGAAACCGGTGCCCATCCAAGACGGAGACGTTGTTCGGCTAGCCAATTCCGATTTCATGGTTCGGATTTCGGGAGGTGACGCGGAATGA
- a CDS encoding PP2C family protein-serine/threonine phosphatase, producing MHYLVTADTDIGILKSTNQDSTCIKHANTSLGEIVMAVICDGMGGLAKGELASATVVRTFSDWFHKELPFELAAPDLQVIGGKWEMMLKDLNHRILEYGKANGCSLGTTFTGILMVQDRYAIAHVGDSRVYYLGSDLCQLTEDQTVVEREVRSGRMTEEQAKKDSRRNVLLQCVGASKTIEPQLVFGEVQEGVYLLCTDGFRHEITPKEICGSLKPSRLKNQNEMHRSTQALIRLSKKRNEKDNISAIVIKAQK from the coding sequence TTGCATTATCTGGTTACAGCGGATACCGATATCGGTATTCTAAAATCCACAAATCAGGACAGTACTTGCATAAAACATGCGAATACATCCCTAGGGGAAATCGTCATGGCAGTCATTTGTGACGGAATGGGAGGCCTGGCAAAGGGCGAACTTGCAAGTGCAACAGTCGTCCGAACGTTTTCCGACTGGTTTCATAAGGAACTTCCATTTGAACTCGCTGCACCGGATCTTCAGGTCATCGGGGGAAAATGGGAGATGATGCTGAAAGACCTCAATCATCGAATCTTGGAATACGGCAAGGCGAACGGCTGCAGCCTCGGGACGACTTTCACCGGAATCCTGATGGTACAGGATCGGTATGCAATCGCACATGTCGGAGATTCGCGGGTGTATTATCTCGGCTCTGACCTATGCCAGCTAACGGAGGATCAGACGGTTGTCGAAAGAGAGGTCCGTTCCGGCAGGATGACGGAAGAACAGGCAAAAAAGGATTCCAGACGGAATGTGCTGCTGCAATGCGTGGGTGCTTCTAAAACGATTGAACCTCAGCTTGTTTTCGGAGAAGTGCAGGAAGGCGTTTACCTTCTCTGTACAGACGGGTTCCGGCATGAAATCACTCCAAAGGAAATTTGCGGTTCCCTAAAACCGTCGCGTTTGAAAAATCAGAACGAAATGCATCGAAGTACACAGGCACTGATTCGTCTTTCGAAGAAGCGAAATGAGAAAGATAATATTTCCGCTATCGTTATAAAGGCGCAGAAGTAG
- a CDS encoding DUF1295 domain-containing protein: MKSDVKRNLFFILSAISFLLMSATILVMPFAYENEIELKATGTAFWLFLILGFLFNFLSDRAQKAYQKELPENAEKMEGRVGLLSFFSNIPASISDAVLLAGILAAFCMELFRPSLTTTYAVYVLLFFILLSFCMHCLFNGKKFRFIRKSIHVGSGRNYAKK, from the coding sequence ATGAAATCAGATGTGAAAAGAAATTTGTTCTTCATTCTTTCGGCTATTAGTTTTCTGCTGATGTCTGCTACGATTCTTGTCATGCCGTTTGCTTATGAGAATGAAATCGAACTGAAAGCTACTGGTACAGCTTTTTGGTTGTTTTTGATCCTCGGTTTTCTATTTAATTTTCTCTCGGACCGTGCTCAAAAGGCATACCAAAAAGAGTTGCCCGAAAATGCGGAAAAAATGGAAGGCAGGGTTGGACTTCTCTCCTTCTTTTCCAATATTCCCGCATCCATCAGCGACGCGGTACTGCTGGCGGGCATTCTTGCTGCATTTTGCATGGAACTGTTCCGTCCTTCGCTTACGACGACGTATGCAGTGTATGTTCTGCTGTTTTTCATTCTTCTTTCGTTTTGTATGCATTGCTTATTCAATGGAAAGAAGTTCAGATTTATCCGTAAATCAATTCATGTGGGGAGCGGGCGCAATTATGCAAAAAAATAA
- a CDS encoding EsaB/YukD family protein → MASEVITLVVCNRKTGKTEDVEVPASITANDLVTALNDAYQLGIHTDNIQECYLKADNPTVLLRGNRTLADFGLYDGSVVYING, encoded by the coding sequence ATGGCCAGCGAAGTGATTACGCTTGTTGTGTGCAACCGCAAAACGGGGAAGACAGAAGATGTGGAAGTACCCGCAAGCATTACTGCCAATGATTTGGTAACTGCATTGAATGATGCCTATCAGCTGGGCATTCATACCGACAATATCCAGGAGTGTTACCTGAAAGCGGATAATCCTACGGTGCTGTTAAGAGGCAATCGAACGCTAGCCGATTTTGGCTTGTATGATGGGTCAGTCGTCTATATCAACGGTTAG
- a CDS encoding FHA domain-containing protein, with protein sequence MKIKVKKKRDRILVKVKFSSTDQISQRELNILSRGSRDFLLPKKLRHKAILFSGKQGIPLNRFLKTPLTRYEFYFIMAQIADITRKIESNELFLHNIILDLRYVFINQTTKELQFLYLPILSNHVCVDVRGFMESVIYAATFDQNGGTDYVAQFADFLRNMPQFSSDVICDYIQKREKNIVNRIGRGSQSGFFTDKPADYYSHYGVPGGSEDTCLLQNEETTLLSDDSGEATLPNEQGYSDSEETVLLDDEATTLLQDNDAPQKENPAQENRYPYLIRVSANEKISLCKPVFRLGKEKDSVDYFVYGNNAVSRAHADIVTRGSRCFVIDCNSTNKTYINDREVPPKIETEIHDGDILKLANEAFEFHLS encoded by the coding sequence TTGAAAATCAAGGTTAAGAAGAAACGGGACCGCATTCTTGTAAAAGTGAAGTTTTCTTCCACTGATCAAATCAGCCAACGAGAACTGAATATCTTATCCAGAGGCAGCCGCGATTTTCTTTTGCCGAAAAAATTACGTCATAAGGCCATTCTCTTCTCCGGCAAACAAGGAATACCGCTGAACCGGTTTTTGAAAACACCTCTTACAAGATATGAATTTTATTTTATCATGGCCCAAATTGCAGATATCACGCGGAAAATCGAATCTAACGAGCTGTTCCTCCATAATATTATTTTGGATTTGAGGTATGTCTTTATCAACCAGACGACGAAAGAACTGCAGTTTCTCTACCTGCCAATCCTTTCCAATCATGTCTGTGTTGATGTGCGCGGATTTATGGAGTCTGTGATTTATGCCGCAACTTTTGACCAAAACGGGGGAACGGACTATGTTGCTCAGTTTGCCGATTTCCTGAGAAATATGCCGCAGTTCTCTTCTGACGTAATTTGTGACTACATACAGAAGCGCGAAAAGAACATCGTGAACCGAATCGGCAGGGGCAGCCAGAGCGGATTCTTTACAGACAAGCCCGCAGATTATTATTCCCATTACGGAGTCCCGGGGGGTTCAGAAGACACCTGCCTGCTGCAGAATGAAGAGACGACTTTGCTGAGCGACGACAGCGGGGAAGCGACGCTGCCAAACGAACAGGGATACAGCGATTCGGAAGAAACGGTTCTTTTAGACGATGAAGCGACCACCCTGCTGCAGGATAATGATGCTCCGCAAAAGGAGAACCCGGCGCAGGAAAATCGTTATCCCTACTTGATTCGTGTGTCGGCCAATGAAAAAATAAGCCTTTGCAAGCCGGTGTTTCGTCTTGGAAAGGAGAAGGACAGCGTCGATTATTTTGTTTACGGCAACAATGCGGTAAGCCGTGCCCATGCCGATATTGTAACGCGCGGAAGTCGTTGTTTTGTTATCGACTGCAATTCCACCAACAAAACTTATATCAACGACAGAGAGGTGCCGCCAAAAATCGAAACAGAAATCCATGACGGGGACATTTTGAAGCTCGCGAACGAAGCGTTCGAGTTTCATCTTTCCTGA